A window of bacterium contains these coding sequences:
- a CDS encoding ribonuclease H-like YkuK family protein, producing the protein MDFVSPTLGQLSFEQMFRHLVGYMKSEPDQNYHLIIGTDSLVSDDTTFVTAVVVHRVGHGGRYFYRKFHNRKIESLRQRIMLETSLSLEAAHLLTTELGRNGYSNLPVEIHLDVGPNGETKRIIREVVGMVSGSGYAAVIKPDAYGATKVADKHSK; encoded by the coding sequence TGAGCAGATGTTCCGCCACCTGGTCGGCTACATGAAGAGCGAGCCCGACCAGAACTACCATTTGATAATCGGCACCGACTCGCTGGTCTCAGACGACACCACGTTCGTCACCGCGGTAGTAGTCCACCGGGTAGGCCATGGCGGCCGGTACTTCTACCGGAAGTTCCACAACCGCAAGATCGAGAGCCTCCGGCAGCGCATCATGCTCGAAACGTCGCTGAGCCTGGAGGCCGCCCACCTGTTGACCACGGAGCTCGGCCGCAACGGCTACTCCAATCTGCCTGTGGAGATCCACCTGGACGTCGGCCCCAACGGCGAAACGAAGCGGATCATCCGTGAGGTCGTGGGCATGGTCTCGGGATCGGGCTATGCCGCGGTCATCAAGCCCGACGCCTACGGCGCCACAAAGGTCGCCGACAAACACTCGAAGTAG